The proteins below are encoded in one region of Longimicrobiales bacterium:
- a CDS encoding ABC transporter permease, producing the protein MPDWRAEIRQRLGDTGLRAEADIVEELSQHLQDRYDDLRSQGVTDADAQRTALAELEDDATLGARIRRSVPRESPPPAAVGAAGRSGFLSGMAGDLRLAVRLLRRSPGFTAVAILVIALGIGANTAIFSVLNAVLLRPLPGVAEPSRLAAVYTSDYSGPRYGSSSYADYLAMRESGAFEDMASYTPMPFSISLGERAVRGMGEAVSANYFDVLGVRPLRGRFFLPPEAGPPGSAPVVVLSHGFWQDRLGSADDVIGRTLRINGELLTVIGVAPESFRGALRGLRIDAWIAPGAPASLVGGDYDPDARGSRGLLLFGRLAAGATLENSQTRLDGLAAQLHAAYPDAWTDVRDQARVITALSEADMRVPPQVRGAVVGFFGLMMTVVGIVLLIACTNVANLMLARAAARRAEMGVRIAIGASRGRIVRQLLTESLLIGLIGGALGIAAAIVLTRLVNAVPLPVPVPVALDVPLDVRVLLFAAGITMAAGVLFGIVPALQSSRAPAPLMKDAVSARGPRMRLRNALVVVQVAASLVLLTGGAIFLRSLLVAQQIDTGIDTGNMLLVPFDLAIEGMSEDEARRFYDEARAVAAAVPGVRSVTLAERVPLGAGWARRYVRVEGYTPAQGEDMEVPFNGVSDGYFEGMGIRLARGRGFTEADRADAPRVVVVNEAFARRFWPGVGALGKRVGMGGSDAPFAEVVGVVPDGKYRSLTEEPLPYLYYPYAQRPSRTMTMQVRTALDPDVVAPVLRARLRALAPALPVPEMTTLRQHVSFATLPQRAAAIVLAVLGVIALGIAGIGLYGVVSYSVAQRTREFGIRNALGAAASDVQRMVLVHGLRLAAIGVAAGLLLALALTWVIRSMLLVSPFDPVALVAGAVVLTGAAALASWVPARRAMRVNPLAALRMDV; encoded by the coding sequence ATGCCTGACTGGCGAGCGGAGATCCGGCAGCGGTTGGGTGACACGGGGCTGCGCGCCGAGGCGGACATCGTGGAGGAGCTGTCGCAGCACCTGCAGGACCGCTATGACGACCTGCGCTCGCAGGGCGTGACGGACGCGGACGCGCAGCGCACGGCGCTCGCCGAGCTGGAGGATGATGCGACGCTGGGCGCGCGCATCCGTCGCTCGGTGCCGCGCGAGTCGCCGCCGCCGGCTGCTGTCGGTGCGGCCGGGCGCAGCGGCTTTCTGTCCGGCATGGCCGGCGACCTTCGGTTGGCCGTGCGGCTGTTGCGTCGTTCACCCGGCTTCACCGCGGTCGCGATTCTCGTGATCGCGCTTGGCATCGGTGCGAACACGGCGATCTTCAGTGTGCTGAATGCCGTGCTGCTGCGTCCGCTGCCTGGTGTGGCGGAGCCGTCGCGGCTCGCCGCCGTGTACACCAGCGACTACAGCGGACCGCGCTACGGGTCATCGTCGTATGCGGATTACCTCGCCATGCGCGAGAGCGGTGCGTTCGAGGACATGGCGTCGTACACGCCCATGCCCTTCAGCATTTCGCTGGGCGAGCGGGCGGTGCGCGGCATGGGCGAAGCGGTGAGCGCGAACTACTTCGACGTGCTGGGCGTGCGGCCGCTGCGCGGTCGCTTCTTCCTGCCGCCGGAAGCCGGCCCGCCCGGCAGTGCGCCGGTGGTGGTGCTCAGTCACGGCTTCTGGCAGGACCGCCTCGGCAGCGCGGATGACGTGATCGGCCGCACACTCCGCATCAATGGCGAGCTGCTGACGGTGATCGGCGTCGCACCGGAGTCGTTCCGCGGCGCGCTCCGCGGCCTGCGCATCGACGCCTGGATCGCGCCCGGCGCGCCCGCTTCGCTGGTTGGCGGCGACTACGACCCCGATGCGCGCGGCTCGCGCGGGCTGCTGCTGTTCGGCCGTCTCGCCGCCGGTGCCACGCTGGAGAACTCGCAGACACGGCTGGACGGCCTCGCGGCACAGCTGCACGCCGCGTATCCGGACGCGTGGACGGACGTGCGCGACCAGGCGCGGGTGATCACTGCACTGTCGGAAGCCGACATGCGCGTGCCGCCGCAGGTGCGCGGCGCCGTGGTCGGCTTCTTCGGCCTGATGATGACGGTCGTCGGCATCGTGCTGCTGATCGCGTGCACCAACGTGGCGAACCTGATGCTGGCGCGGGCGGCGGCCCGCCGTGCGGAGATGGGTGTGCGCATTGCGATCGGCGCTTCGCGCGGACGGATCGTCCGCCAGCTCCTGACGGAAAGCCTGCTCATCGGGCTGATCGGCGGCGCGCTCGGCATCGCCGCAGCCATTGTGCTGACGCGACTGGTGAATGCGGTCCCTCTGCCCGTACCGGTTCCAGTGGCGCTCGACGTGCCGCTCGACGTCCGCGTGCTGCTGTTTGCCGCGGGGATCACGATGGCGGCGGGCGTGCTGTTCGGGATCGTGCCCGCACTGCAGTCCAGTCGTGCGCCCGCGCCACTCATGAAGGATGCGGTCAGTGCGCGCGGCCCGCGCATGCGGCTGCGCAACGCGCTCGTCGTGGTGCAGGTCGCCGCCTCGCTGGTGCTGCTGACCGGCGGCGCGATCTTCCTGCGCAGCCTGCTCGTCGCGCAGCAGATCGACACCGGCATCGATACCGGCAACATGCTGCTCGTCCCGTTCGACCTCGCCATCGAGGGGATGTCGGAGGATGAGGCACGGCGCTTCTACGACGAGGCGCGCGCTGTTGCTGCAGCCGTGCCCGGCGTGCGCTCCGTGACGCTCGCTGAGCGTGTGCCGCTCGGCGCAGGCTGGGCGCGCCGCTACGTCCGCGTCGAGGGCTACACGCCTGCACAGGGCGAGGACATGGAGGTGCCGTTCAACGGCGTGAGTGACGGCTACTTCGAGGGGATGGGCATCCGGCTCGCACGCGGCCGCGGCTTCACGGAAGCGGATCGCGCGGACGCACCGCGTGTCGTCGTGGTGAACGAGGCCTTCGCGCGTCGCTTCTGGCCCGGCGTTGGAGCGCTCGGCAAGCGCGTCGGCATGGGCGGCTCGGATGCGCCGTTCGCCGAGGTCGTGGGCGTGGTGCCGGACGGCAAGTATCGTTCGCTCACGGAGGAGCCGCTGCCGTACCTGTACTACCCGTACGCGCAGCGGCCGTCGCGCACGATGACGATGCAGGTGCGTACCGCGCTCGATCCCGACGTGGTCGCGCCCGTGCTGCGCGCCCGGCTGCGTGCGCTCGCGCCGGCACTGCCGGTACCCGAGATGACGACACTGCGCCAGCACGTCTCCTTTGCGACGCTCCCGCAGCGCGCCGCGGCGATCGTCCTCGCGGTGCTCGGCGTGATCGCGCTCGGCATCGCGGGCATCGGGCTCTACGGCGTCGTCTCGTACAGCGTCGCGCAGCGCACGCGCGAGTTCGGCATCCGCAACGCCCTTGGCGCGGCTGCCAGCGATGTGCAGCGCATGGTGCTGGTGCACGGGCTGAGGCTCGCGGCGATCGGCGTCGCTGCCGGGCTGCTGCTTGCGCTCGCACTGACGTGGGTGATCCGCTCGATGCTGCTGGTCAGCCCGTTCGATCCGGTCGCCCTGGTCGCAGGTGCCGTGGTCCTCACGGGCGCGGCCGCGCTGGCGAGCTGGGTGCCGGCGCGCCGGGCAATGCGCGTGAACCCGCTGGCGGCGCTGCGGATGGACGTGTAG
- a CDS encoding PadR family transcriptional regulator, with translation MLTAELKKGTTPLLILALLEVEPRHGYELSRLIEAQSRGVVRVHAASLYPLLYRLERKKWIEGRWVEQPGERRRRYYRLTTSGRRQLAKQRESWLTFAQAVSLVAGVQHA, from the coding sequence ATGCTGACCGCCGAGCTGAAAAAGGGAACGACACCACTGCTCATCCTCGCGCTGCTCGAGGTCGAGCCGCGCCACGGCTACGAGCTGAGCCGGCTGATCGAAGCGCAGTCGCGCGGCGTGGTGCGCGTGCACGCGGCGTCGCTGTATCCCCTGCTCTACCGTCTGGAGCGGAAGAAGTGGATCGAAGGCCGCTGGGTCGAGCAGCCCGGCGAGCGCCGGCGTCGCTACTACCGCCTGACGACGTCGGGCAGGCGGCAGCTTGCGAAGCAGCGTGAGAGCTGGCTCACGTTCGCGCAGGCGGTGTCCCTGGTCGCGGGGGTGCAGCATGCCTGA
- a CDS encoding DUF2231 domain-containing protein: MEARARLFGHPVHQMMIVLPLGLLSGAVIFDVVHLLTGGAEWTIVSYWLIAAGVLSGLLAAVFGVADWTKIPGGTRAKRVGSLHGDGNVVVVVLFALSWFLRGEPQADPSGLALVLSFAGGALSLVTGWLGGELVGRLSVGVDDGAHLDAPSSLSGQPAGQGARGAGGRR, from the coding sequence ATGGAAGCCAGGGCCAGGCTGTTCGGACATCCGGTGCACCAGATGATGATCGTGCTTCCGCTGGGGTTGCTGAGCGGCGCGGTGATCTTCGATGTCGTGCACCTGCTCACCGGCGGCGCGGAGTGGACGATCGTGTCGTACTGGCTGATCGCCGCGGGTGTGCTGTCGGGTCTGCTCGCGGCGGTATTCGGTGTGGCGGACTGGACGAAGATACCCGGCGGGACGCGCGCGAAGCGCGTGGGATCGCTGCATGGCGACGGCAACGTCGTCGTGGTCGTGCTGTTCGCGCTGAGCTGGTTCCTGCGCGGCGAGCCGCAGGCGGATCCGTCCGGCCTCGCGCTCGTGCTTTCGTTCGCGGGTGGTGCGCTGTCGCTGGTCACGGGCTGGCTGGGTGGCGAGCTGGTCGGCCGGCTGAGTGTCGGTGTGGACGACGGCGCGCACCTGGACGCGCCGAGCTCGCTGTCGGGGCAGCCGGCAGGGCAGGGCGCGCGCGGCGCGGGCGGCAGGAGGTAG